tacgcgtatGTACTCATCTGCTGAATCAGATATCAGGCTAACGGCATCCACAAAGAAATGCTGGCAGAAATGCCTGCTCTGCGCCGTTTCGTCGTTGCCCTCTTCTGCGTAACTCCCTATCGCAACTGTCTAATAACTTGGGAAATAACACGCAAGCTTCCAGAGAAGACAACTTGCTGACCGTAGACTACCCAAACAAGGAGAAACGGCATGGTCCCTGGACATTCCTCCGTGACAAGAACCAAATTTTGCAAAACCACTGCCAACGTAGAGCTTGTGCTCGGACACAGACCAGGACGCTGGGACTCACTATTTCTCAGCAAAGCGAACAGATTGACAGAGCCTCCCCTTCCACTCTTGACGTCCACGAGTAGAGGAAATGTAGGTGCACACAAAACACTCCAATGTCTTGGATTTGCGTCCTTTATTCCTCCTGACACTGGTAAGGAGAGAACATCATTCGTGAGGACGCAGAACCGTGGCCCTTTTACATCAAAGCACGCAAACCCCAATTCCCCGTAACCGAATCGTGTGACAATAACAAGCAGCGTGCCACTAAAACAGTTGTCTACGGTTTCTGTCGATTCACACATTGATGTTCTACCTTGTGAACAGAAACTACCGTTCAGTCGCAGGAAAACATAACGTAATAGAACCAGCAACACTACCACTGCCGGGGGTAATTTCTGGAATGAATTTCTAAAAAACCTTCCGCTACACTGCATAGACTGAATCTAACCACACGCGCAAAAAGCTCGTCTCTGCGTGACGACGAAAGATTCCCTTTCCCGTCACCTTGATGCCGACACTAATGCTGAGCAGAAGCTGGCAAGGAGTCCTTTTTTTTTTGCGCGGGCATTCCTCGGCCTAACCGTACACAGAAAAATCTGTGGAGAACGGTTAACCACCGAATCAACAGAATTTGGATTCGGCATGCGCATCACCATGTCTCAGAACCGTGCCTTTGCATTTCCCGGCCACGGCCAGATGCCGAAAACCGTCCTTGGTACCAGCCTGCCTGCCATCTTGATCTGGAAATGGCTGCGCGTGTCCACTGCGAAGTGGTGCCGACGATTTCCAAGAAGAACTGCAGCCAGTGAGGTTGGTGTCACtatgtgtacgtacaccgaGGGGCAACCGGTGTTTTCTGTGAGAATAAAAAACTGCACCTAAACTGGTCAACTGTCTTGAAAAAAAGGTGTGACACGCATACAACCACCTCCCTGTCGAGGTGTCTTCGGTGGTGATGCGGCGATGTGTACACGGGGGCAGAGGCAAAAATGGTTCCGTTCGGCGGTGCAAATGCAATCTAATCAACAAATAATCAGGGTGAAGGACTGTCCCGTTTTTTTATCTCtcccacagaaaaaaagagaagccgcACCGTGTCCATCCAGTATCATCCACCCCACCCCCGGTGGCGGCATGCATTTCCTGTGGAGGTGTTAGTGGAAGGAACTAGCCACCTAAATGAAGGAACTAGCCGGGACGGCGATGTGGACGAATCGTGTTAACGACGACGTGTCCCCCTACAGTGTCGCTTGCAAGGGCGCCGAGGTGAGGTGGGGAAGGTGCGTTCGGTTGGGGAAGAACACCTCCACTACAATCGTTCTTCTGGATTTCTGCCCATTTACCGAAAAGCAAGACCAACTTGTGCATTTTACGCACacgtgtgttttttcgcaTTCCCCAGTAGTCTTTTGGAgagttcttcctcctttttgtCGACAAAATGGTGGCCAAGAAGTCCGCGAAATCTGCCAAGCCCAAGGCTTCCGGCAAGTCTGGCAAgggcaagaagaagagagctgAGTCCTACAGCTCTTACATCTTCAAGGTTCTGAAGCAGGTGCACCCGGAGACAGGCATCAGCAAGAAGTCCATGATGATCATGACTTCTTTCATTGCAGATACCTTCGACAAGATCGCCTCTGAGGCAGGCAAGCTCTGCAAGTACAACAAGAAGGACACCCTGTCCTCCCGGGAAATCCAAACGGCTGTTCGTCTGGTCCTCCCCGGCGAACTCGCGAAGCACGCTGTCTCCGAGGGAACCAAGGCTGTCACCAAATACACCGGCAAATAAATTGAGGGTGCGAAAACCGCCACGCCCACATTGCGTCAGCTAGGGCAAAATGGCGCGGACACCGCTGAATGATTTTCTCAAGTAGTCTCGGCAGTAACAATACACTTGTTTTCTACGGCTCGGGCACATCACATGTGCAGTCCTGTCATAACCATTTTAGGCTTCACTAGAAGCCACCACCATGCAAACCCACCCTTTTCGGCGTCTTGCATTAATTTCGCATCGTAGGGATTCGTAGTTGAACTACGATCCTATTAATTCCGAAAGATATTCTCCGAGAACCGGTTCTCGATGGTAGTACCAGTTTTCTGGCGGTCTTGTGACCGAGGCTTAGGTACCTTTGAAAATTTGCTCTTTAGGCTAGCGGGACAGCATAGTCGACTGGAGCGGGTGTAGACTGACAAGGCCGCTATGACAGCTCCGGCACCGACTgctttcctgcttctccagcttcAGTGAGGGTAGACAATcagtttttctctcgtttaGTGCCTCTTTCCTGACTCTTCCATGTTGCATTGAGAAGCCTTTGTTGTCGATTGATCGCTCAGGCACGCGGCTTGTTTCAGCTTCACACGTGGGATGATGGGGACAACCGTTACCCTCTTACCGTTAAGGCGTTTATTGGTTTGGTCCTGTATTCGGCCGTCTCGTGTCAGACATGAGGATACAAGGGAGGGCAATCCTGTTTATTCACGGCACAACCACTTGGACCTTTTGTGACACTGGTAACTGAAGCTTGTCCCTTGGCGTTCTCGATTCCTGGAGCACTATTTTACTGCTAAAAAGTAATCTGCAATAGATATGTGCAAATATAGAATTTGAGGTTACAAAGCTTGGAATGCTGGGTCCAGCCGCGCATTACAAACTATGCGGGGTGCTCTGCATGATGCTCTTGTTTGTTTACTATTCTTATATCTGAAGGTTTGTGTATCATCGCTCGCCGCTCACTGTATAGGGCTGGAAGGTTAAACACGGATCACGATTTCTTTGTTGTTCGTTTGGTCGTATTCTGTCGACACAAACGTGCACATAAAACGAGACTAACACCCCCAGAACAGTTTTTTTGCTATAGGCATCACTTTTTCCTCTTGAGGGCGAGCAGACGTAAAAGACGTTGGGATTTGGGCAAACATAACAGTACAAGTTTTTTTTATCGAAACCTGAATCGCCTCACATCGCTTTCATATAGCACGTGCCTGTATTCACCGCGATAAACGAACCTCAGACAAATCCGTCATCTTCGGAAAATAACCGTCCAGCACAAGCCTGCTTACATCAATTGTTCAGAGACTGCTGCCGCTGAGTACGTCCATATAGTGTCTCTTGGAAGCAAATTCGTGGGAGTACCTGTCCACCTGTTGTCCGACAACAGTTTCCACGTGCACAGGTGGATTTGCCACGTATCCTGAAACCCGTTTCCTCAGTTGTTCTTCTTCAGTATGTAGTGTCATCGACTATTTGGTTGTGCAGGCCTACACACTCATCATGTTCATCTGTGGCTGGACAATCTTCATCCAGGTATTCATCTCAGTACAACAGGTTGATCTAATACTGTAATTTACTACGCCAGCACCGCCTGCAGGATTTTTTATCAGGCGTTTCCTGTTCAACGAACATCCTGGTGTACTGGCTCTTTGCTCATTTGTTTCTTGTGGTTTCCTTTGATGCGTAAAACTACCCTAGAGTTTCCCCCTCCATCCAGGTACACTTGTGATCGCAGCCGTTCAACAGCCTGTTCAGTTTCATTCCGGCAATGCAGAACACTAACACCGTTTTGCACGGAGGCGTGGTTTTCTAATCAGCGAACGCAACCTTTGCCTGCGTCACATGTACGCGCACAACTGATTCTCGTTTTAACACTTGCAACAAGTTGGGGCGCTACATTGTGCCGGGAAACAAGCGAAGGGCGGTGTTCCCGCCAATGTAACGGAGGCCGAGATCAGAAAACTGTCTAATGAAACATCTGCTATTGGTTCTATGGTGTAGCGGTTAGCACTGCGGACTCTGAATCCGCCGACCTGGGTTCAAATCCCAGTAGGACCTTTTCTTCGAGGAAACGATTTTTGGGGgatcttccctttccttcccatTTCTCCTGTAGTGTTCTTGACAGGATGGCTGGTGGGGATCTCTTTCACATTCTCGTTTTTCAAGTATTGCTGAAAAAAGTCGTCGACTGTGGGGAAATCGGCCGAGGGGGGGACGTCTGCTGGTACTGCAGGTcaggaaaagggaggcaaaCCGTTCGTATGACTGCTCAGTCAAACGATACGAAATCTATAAAAGGACCGCTTTCGGCATCAAAGCTTTGCCTAGATCTGTCATCACATTTTGCATGACTCAAGATAATTTGTGTTTtggtttttctgcttctgaGTGTATGCTGAGCAAGAAGGCTCGGCGGGTAACGCTCCCTGAGGGTGGACCAAGCGTTTGTGGTCTAGTGGTAGAATACCTCGTTGCCATCGAGGTGACCCGGGTTCGATTCCCGGCAGACGCacctgtttttttcttttaaCCCGTTTTTCTAGGAATAATTCATATTTTTCTTTGCTTGCTGCTGAGAGTAACTGACGAGCCACTCCTGCGATAACGCTGCTCACCAGTTGTCCCAGCGTTTGTGGTCTAACGTGTTTGAACACCTCGTTGCGATTGAATTCAGGCGTTCATTGTCAGCAACGCACCCTTTGGCTTGCCTGTATCTGCGTGTTCAGGGAAATTCAAACTTTTCTTTCTTTGAAACCCAGTTTATCTAAAGAACGGGGCTCTGGCGATAACGCTGCACAAAATGTGCTCGAGCGTTTGTGGTCTAGTGGTAGAATACCTCGTTGCCATCGAGGTGACCCGGGTTCGATTCCCGGCAAACGCACTCGTGTTTCTTTTGGTCCGTGAATTTTTACGCTGAGTATCATCGATACACAGACTCTTGTCGACTCGTTGAAGTGTGACGAAGATTATTTGTACATCTTTAGATGAACGGAGATGCCCGCTGGGGTGCGTCAGCATCCCTGCCTGCTGCAACTGTCCACTCCCACCGTTATGCACTTCTGTCGTGCACCGGACAGTGCTCGGTCCGCCTCAAGAACGACCTGTCAGTAGTCCTCGGAaatatatatctgtacatgGCACTGAACAGACGCCGAAGAGATATAGAAGCTCCTTCTTGGCAGCTGGGTGTCGAGCTTTGCCTCGAAGAATTCACCCTTTTGCCACACGTGTGGCATGTGACGTACTTCGGTGTGCTGGTGTTGACCGAGCTACTTGCAGAGAGTTCTCTGTCGCAGACTGCCTTTCCCCTGATCCTTCATACTAcccgagagacaagacagcTTGTGTACAGAGGGCCGACCGCAGGACAGCTGGGGCTGAGTCTTGCCTTGCACGACCGAGAGTgatcttccgcttctttcaCTGTCCCCTTCCCTGTGTGTGAAGTTGCAAAGTTCGTAggcggtctctctcggcgaTGACTGCATAAGTGTGCTTCTTTCTATAAGTTGTGCCTACTGCTTCCCCTGACCAGAAAGGCGATAAATTCGGGGAGCTAGTAGCAGGCATCTGGCTGCATGTATAGAACTTCCGGAATGGAATGAAAACCTGAGTTGAACAGTTCTACAGGCCTTGTCATCAACGTTCTCATCTGACATACACACGTGCACACAGTCCGAGGGCCACCATAGATCCCCTTGCGTCTCCTTAAAATCTTCTCCGGCAAAAAAGAGGGGTATCCACCCCTTGTGGCCTACTTTTCGCCGACACAAAAGACCAGAGAAACAAACTCTCTCCATGCGGATTTTCTCAAAGGCGAGATGCTCAAGCAACTGCACACATTTTTGTCATGGACATAGTTATAAAAAAGTAGTTGCATGCAGCAGATTGCATGTATATTCCTATACAGACACGCGAACCGCTTAGCTTCCACTTGCCTTTGTCGCTCACATAAGAGCCACGCGTGACGATGGGGCGCCTAAAAAGACGAGGAGTCATGCCTACCTCAACGTTTGAGCGTTCCAcacttccctttctctttccttccctttcctttttctcctctcttgtgcgatctttcccttctgtcccctctcttcgtgtCGCACCTGTCCCCTGCCTTTTGCCGACTACAGATTACGCGAAGTCTCTGCCACTACACCCCACCTCATTTGACGAGGCAGCGCGATAACGCCATCGATGCACGTGGAACCCCTTTATCACTCGATCACTCGCAGTTCGCTCTTCGCGTGacttctcttcccgtccttcttcctccccgtctgcttctcatatatataatatatatatatatatatatatatgcattggAAAATCCATGTCACGTGCACACACGTACATGTGTTCTGAGTTTCAGTCACATGTCCTTTGCCTGTCACACACCTAGATACAAGTGGAGATTCACAACATGTGCATTTTTGCGCGCCTATGCGTTGTGCTGCTTCAAAAACTCTGCTACGCCTCCCGGAATGTGTCGCGAGAGTTGGAGGCGCACCGCCACGGCCGCCCGTGTCTGATCGCCCAGCCACCCCGTCGAGGCGGTGTGTTCCCTTTGAGGAAATgctctctcatctctctccaGCCAGGCCCCTGCGTTTGTGGCACACTGCCAAGTTCCGCGTCGCTGtcctctttctgttccgtgcgtctctgctgAACCGTTCACAAAGattctccctgtctcttcacagcatgtctctcttccccacAATACTTCCCTTCAGCGTCACGTCTTCCGCGCCGTTCTGGCCGTTCGTCACCCATCCATTTGCCATTCGAGACAGCTCGaggctcgccttctctgcgctactgcctcgcccctccagCAAGCGCCCTCCTTCGCCAAGTCTGCCGTCGCCgggactgtctccgcgccccacgacgacggggagagacCCGATGGAGAccggagcagagaaggggtGTCCCTGTCGCTGCCAGTTCGTGTCTTCGAAATGGAACTCTTGCTTCTCACTGTCGCAGGAAGCTGACTGCAGAAGCGAAATACGCGGCGCATCAAAAAGAGCGCCCCCGATGGGCTCAAAGTCGTCTTCAGAGAAAGGGTCGTCCCctctgctcttcttcccgcgcgcggctctcgcgttGGAAACGCCATTCCTCGCGtccggtctctcttctctgctccgcgCTGTGTCCACCACCGACACTCCAAAGCCGaccatttcttctctttctttctcgcgtcgaCTCGAGTCGGGCCCCCAACTCGcaacctctctctcgccgacAGATCTCgaccgcctcgtctctgctctcgcgtccgtttcctcctcccggtcgccgtttctgtctctgccggaaacgggcgtcttctttccgtcgcGGGCCACCATCCCCAcctcccgcgcctcgcttctctggctTCTCCGCGCACTGTCCGGAGCAGTAGCTACACCCAAAGACCGGCGGAGATCGTCCCAGGAGAGGCCACCTTCGCGCTTCTGCTCCCCGCCGTGGCCACTCGCCAAACTTCCGTTGCTCGCCACTACGTAGGTCGGCACACGCATGTACGCGGGCGAGGTGAAGAGGCTTCTGCCGTTGTGTGTTGGCGATGACGACAGCGATCCCGGGGAATGCTTCGATTTCGACAAACCCGGAAAACTCGAAAAGACACTCGACGCCGGCGCTGCAGACGCCGGTGACGCCGAGCTGTGCGCGGGGCGAAGGTCGCGGAAAAAggacggaaaacgcgagttCGAACCGaaccgagaggaaacgcgccgaCTGTCACTGTGAGTAAAGAGCGGAATCATGAATCTgcaaaagagagcgaaaacacGCAATCGCAAACGTCTAGACATCCAATACATACACTTTCGGCTCTGTGTGCTGCGATTGTAGCCTGATCCGGCGCATCCCCACAGCCTATCTTCACAAATGTGTGCGTATACACCGGACGTATCCCTCTGTGTACACAGAGTTACATACGCATGGACACAAATATAACAATCTATCTTTTTTGCAACCATTTATCTGCATGCCTCGGATTTATATAGAGATACATTGATTGGCaatcatatatataagtaagtatatatataagtatatagAGGTACAGCCATCGGTGCCTGGCGTTGCAGCCTCCCATGGGGTCTCCTGGCGATTCCTTTCCAAGGGGAGACAGTTCGGGTGTATGCAATTATCGAAATCTAGACATGCCCAATTCCACGTCTGATAACATGGACGTTCACCCCCAGGAATCACCACCTGTCTACACCAAAAAACTCCTCATCTTCCGATCTCTCGAACTACGCACCCATGTATCCACACCTATGCATACACCAATACAagcacacatatacatatttacgaatatgtacatgtacacgcatgcatagAGTATCCATATATGCGcagttgtgtgtgtgtgtgtgtgtgtgtgtgtttagTTCCCCCGCTCAGTGTGCCTGTGAATACGTGCGGTTCTTgccgctttctcctttttgttTCGGAGCTTCGTCGGGTTCTTGCCTGCGATCAATTTGCAGGAGAAGCCTCTTGAGGCCGCCACAAGTGCCGCGGGTCATTCCCTCGAGGctgttcgcgtcttcgtgcctgtctcttcgctctccgcgCTCCCTGCCGCGAAGAGTCGCAGAGGAAAACTCCGAAAACGACGAGAAATCCGCGGTGCTGCGTCGAGACGCACTGCGCGCCGGCTCCATGTCCGAGTCGAGAGGCCCGAGGCGAGCGTCTTCGAGAGAAGACTCCGAACGATGCGGCGCATGCTTCTCGAAAATCCCCAGCCGGTCCAAAATAAACACCAAGGAAGGGCCTAAAAAGGACACGAACCATGGCAACACGCTTGACACACACATCCGGAAAAGACACGGCCCCCTTCACCACCCATGCATCCATACACATAAATATGCAtaacatacatatacatatacaaatattCGAATCTGTGCACATATGTACCTACAGACCTAGACAGTGTAAAGGTGTTGCCTGATGTGGGAACAGatgcgagaggaagaccagccgagcgagagacacaggagagagaaaatggaaaggggaagaacgcgaggaagacccCAAGACGTGCAGTGGGCGGTGCTGTGTGGCACAGAATGTGGATCTCCACGAGTCTGTGTGTTTCGAAGGCTGGAGAACAGCGAGAATTTTGGAtagggacggagacgcgaaaaaactGACCCAGGACGAGAATGgtgaagagggcgaggaagagggtgagagacagcagcgcaGCCCCCTCCTTGCCGCCGAAATCCCGACGCGCTCGCTCCGAGAGCGCAAAGgctgaaaagagaggcaacaACGGGCGAGACTCCGGGGCAAGGAGTGGAGCGACCGGACTTtccgaaggaagaaaaccgaTTCTTCTTTGAGGGGAGAAGCTAGAGAGAGGAGTAAGTGGAAGGAGaccgagaaacggaagagttGATCTAGACTACGGAACAGAAAACACCTCTCGACTACGGACCAGAAAACACATCGAGAGGCAGTGCGTTGCGGCGTGGAACGGCTACAGAGAGCCGCGACGCTCAGGAGCAAAAAATCGCGATGCCAGCTTTGTTTCAGCGCCGtcgcggagaaagaaggcctTACCGATGGCGCCTCGGAGGCcgcagaggacgagagcgagtTGTTGCTCAGGAGTGATTTTCGCACTGGTCCGAAAGAGATTGATTAACGCGCAGGTGACGTAGACGCTGATAGCTCGTGCCGAGAAGGTGGCGATGAAGCCCAGCACATACAGCCCGACAGCCAGTTCGTCGTGGAGAGGCTGgtcgaaggaaaagacggcgagacccagaaaaacaaaaacgacGGTctccgcgagaagcgaaaacgagTTGAAAACACCTGCACACGGAGAAGGCACGAAAAGCTCGAAACCACACCTCTACACACTTGTATATGGCGGGGTGtacgcatgcgtgcatgtgtgtgtggcgaCGGGGGACACAAAAacccgagagaaggagaagcgaggtTTGGCTGTTCTTTGTCACTCGTTGagtgtttttcgtctctgtggtgaccggcgacgaggcagaaaggtctgtctgcgtctccagTTTCTGCCCGCGGGTGTCGGAGGTTCCCTTCGGCCTCAGCGACATTTTCGCTTCTCACTTCTCGAGGTGTTGCATGCAGAAGTCGAGAGATTCGGAACTGCGTATTTCCCGATCGTCACACCGCAGAAGCAGATGGCGACGATTCCCGAGTAGCCCAAGCCCTGGAAAACGTGGAGAAaccggagacaaagaaaagaTGGGACAGACGACCGAATCTTGTTCAGTAACAGGGGAGTAGTGAGCCGACGTCGAGGTGCTGATACTCTCCGAGAATTAGCACAGCCGGCCCTCCGCAGTGACAAGCGCCATCCGCACccaaggaagaaggccgcaaaagagaaacgtttGTGTGACTTACATCCGCGACGAGGTAGGCCATccaggggaagagaaggagaagagccgACTCGAGGGTTTGATTTTCTTCCTTGTGCAAATCCATGTACTTGTACGTCTGTGAACgccaggaaaagaaaacgccgGCGAGTCCACTGCTTGCTTGAAAAAGGCATGAAAGGAAATGCGCTGAAGAAAACTGCGGATGTTCCAAGGAGGAACTCCAAACTGCGGCATCCTATTCAActatacacaaatatatacacagatatatacatatctaaACAGTTACTCATGCATACGCGCATGCCAAAATCTCATCATAGTTGCATCTTCACTTCCCTCGATCTCCACATTTCTCCATCCACCTCTCTACATCTCTCTATCCGGCtatctgtctttctccctaCCTCTATCAATCTCTCTCTATGTTCTCTACTTCCCCTTCTACCTCTGTTCatctctcgctgcctgcggACTACCGCGAGAAGACTGGAACGGCAGACCGCTTTCATCTGTGGCAGCGTCGCCGGGAATTACCAGAGCACAGAAgaggccgacggcgaggccgatcgccagggagacgaagaaagtgaggaagaacgcgagaacggCAGACCCCACACTCGCCGTGTCTTCGCTCGCAATGGTTCGATACAAGACGATCGAAATCGCATCGTTCAGCAAACTCTCGCCAAACACCTAGAGACAAACAAAATGCCTCGGCCGCATTTTTTTCGCGCATATTCTCATCAGAGCACACGTCTCGACGTCACACATTCTCCCATTAAGACAAAACCCAGGAacatacacgcatgcatttatatatatatatatatatatatatatatgcgtagcTATtctgtatacatatacatatctatatatgtgtatgcatatacacatatattcatatagCTATGTAGATGTACATGCATCTGTCGTATCGAGATGGCCGTCGACATCGCTGCACGGTTGCCTCGTCGAATGTTTTGCAGTTGGAGCGTTTGCGCCTGGGATGAAAAGCGCAACGTCTGTGTGCTGAAGCGCGATTTTTTACCAGAACGTGGATGGTTttcttcgcatgcagttccttgaagagggcgaggacggagacggggtCCGTGCTGCTGATGAGTGCGCCGAACGCAAAGGCTTGACGAACGGTGAGGAACAtcgagaggccgaggacaCCGCCAAAGAACATGACCGCACCCACCcagcagaaggagagaatgGTGCAGAAGCACGCTAGCCACATGATGGCGCCAAAGTTCCGCATGAACGGGACGGAGAGCGAACCTTCCGACAGACTCAGACCCCTGAAGACAACGGCAAACCGACCGGGGCAGAAGtcaagaaaaggagagacggggagaggggagaacacctgagaggcgacgcgaaaaaaagagtGGAAGCAACCAAAAGGCCGCGTGAGAACGATGCAACCAcattcttcttcttcttcttcttcttcttcttcttcttcttcttcttcttcttcttcttctcttaCCCTTCGAAGATGATGGGGGGGAGGAGcatgacgaagaagacgtcTTCGTTCATGGCGAGGACACTGCCCAAGATTGGGCCTTGGACCTGGAGGCCGAATTTGAGGATGGCGCCGACGAGCAGGCCGAGCAGCGTGGCGGAGACGGGCATCTGGAGCCAGCGGAGCTGGCACTTTCGCGACACGTGGGAGATGACGAGCGAcacggagaggacgagaagcagTGTGAGGAGCCCCGCGCTGAGCAccatttctctctcgttgctGCTCAGCtcctcgagagacgcaggcagtGCGGCGTCGGGAGGCTCTTCGTGGTCTGGGCTCAGAGGCATcccgcgccgtcgcttctcgcttgccACGTGCCCGATGAGGTacgcctcctcggcctcggcaTCGCGCGTCACTGCGTCGCCTGGAAGCGCCGTGTGGATCCAGTGCAGCGTCGCAAACGCCTGgtcctccgttttcgcctccgccACCGGCGGAGCCTGAGACGCCAGCTCTGCGCCAGAAGACACGACAGAGTTCTCAGAcgctgcggcctcgctggacggcgcgagagaaggcagaactTCCAAGGGAATCGTCAACGTCACGTGGTTcccgtcgccgctcttctgctGAAACACTGCAGGCACCAACACCGCTGACGGCGACGCGGGCCCCAACAGCAACACCGGAGACGCACTCTCgtcctgcgccttctctcgcttctctttttccgacGGAtgctcttcgccttttgGACTGCTCTCACCGGCGTCCTGCGGTGGAGCGTCAGGTCCCGACGAACCTGCAGGCGGCTTTTCTTCAGCTGCGGTCGCTGGAGCCGGAGAGCCGTCGCTGGGCGCCTCGGGGTGGGTGGTGTGCTCCTTTGGCTGGagcgtcgtctctgtctccgttttctcggaGACGCTCTGGGCTCCagacgcctcgcctctcgcgcccgaagcggagacaggctcCGAATCCGCCCGAGACACAGCCAGGCCGTCGGCCTTGGTTTCTTCCTCAGGAGGAGCCTTCGGCTGCGAGGCAACGCCGTCGGTCTTGGGCGCCTCCGcaccgttctctcctcgctcgcgctgcttcgcgtccccctcgcccttctccgcagaggacggagacacactgtctcctttctgggCCTGCGGCTCCGACCCCGCGGTCGCCCCTGCACCATGTCCTGAGAAGAACGACATGACTCGATTGcccagagacggagaggaagaggaagaagaggaagacgaggactcTGAAGCGAGTTTTCGTTGCAGAGAAGACTCAGTgagaggggaagggagagggcgGTGGGCATCCAGAGGGTTCGATGGCGGTTTCGACGCGAGTTCGGCTGCTTGTGTaaaaggagagagatcgTCTCGATATTCCCTTCCGCTTCCCTGCTCATTCGGGCACGCTCCGCAGGCCAGAGCAAAATGAAGCACAGCGAGCAG
This region of Neospora caninum Liverpool complete genome, chromosome Ia genomic DNA includes:
- a CDS encoding histone H2B, related, translating into MVAKKSAKSAKPKASGKSGKGKKKRAESYSSYIFKVLKQVHPETGISKKSMMIMTSFIADTFDKIASEAGKLCKYNKKDTLSSREIQTAVRLVLPGELAKHAVSEGTKAVTKYTGK